A stretch of the Halorussus salinus genome encodes the following:
- a CDS encoding type II glyceraldehyde-3-phosphate dehydrogenase, translated as MLRVGVNGYGTIGKRVADAVRAQPDMEVVGVAKTRPNFEAERAVEEGFPLYAAVEERVELFDEADIELAGMVEELVEDSDVIVDACPSGIGEQNSELYAEYDTPALYQGGESADFVDTSFNARSNFSDATGADHVRVVSCNTTGLSRLVAPLREEYGVEKVRTTLVRRGGDPAQTDRGPINDITPNPVTLPSHHGPDVNTIFPDLDIDTLGLKVPATLMHMHSVNVTLESEPDAEEVRDLLEGESRLFVIPDHFDIDGAGKLKEYAQDVGRPRGDIWENCVWGESVTMEGDDLYLFQAIHQESDVVPENVDAIRAVTGSADADESIRKTNESLGMGI; from the coding sequence ATGCTACGGGTCGGAGTCAACGGATACGGGACCATCGGCAAGCGAGTCGCGGACGCAGTCCGCGCACAACCGGACATGGAAGTCGTCGGCGTCGCCAAGACGCGCCCCAACTTCGAGGCCGAGCGGGCCGTCGAGGAGGGCTTTCCCCTCTACGCCGCCGTCGAGGAGCGCGTCGAACTGTTCGACGAGGCCGACATCGAACTCGCCGGGATGGTCGAGGAGTTAGTCGAAGACAGCGACGTAATCGTGGACGCCTGTCCCTCCGGCATCGGCGAACAGAATTCGGAACTCTACGCCGAGTACGACACGCCCGCGCTGTATCAGGGCGGCGAGTCCGCCGACTTCGTGGACACCAGTTTCAACGCCCGGTCGAACTTCTCGGACGCCACCGGTGCCGACCACGTTCGCGTCGTCTCGTGTAACACGACGGGCCTCTCCCGACTCGTCGCGCCGCTCCGCGAGGAGTACGGCGTCGAGAAGGTCCGCACCACGCTGGTCCGGCGCGGCGGCGACCCCGCCCAGACCGACCGCGGTCCCATCAACGACATCACGCCGAACCCGGTCACGCTCCCCTCCCACCACGGCCCGGACGTGAACACCATCTTCCCGGACCTCGACATCGACACCCTCGGCCTGAAGGTGCCCGCGACGCTGATGCACATGCACAGCGTCAACGTCACGCTCGAATCCGAACCCGACGCCGAGGAGGTCCGCGACCTGCTGGAGGGCGAATCGCGCCTGTTCGTCATCCCGGACCACTTCGACATCGACGGCGCGGGCAAGTTGAAGGAGTATGCCCAAGACGTGGGTCGCCCGCGCGGCGACATCTGGGAGAACTGCGTCTGGGGCGAATCGGTCACGATGGAAGGCGACGACCTCTACCTCTTCCAAGCCATCCACCAAGAGAGCGACGTGGTGCCCGAGAACGTGGACGCCATCCGCGCGGTCACCGGTTCGGCCGACGCCGACGAGAGCATCCGGAAGACCAACGAGTCACTCGGGATGGGTATCTGA
- a CDS encoding aminopeptidase, translated as MSLRDAAETAITQCLALEATESCCIVTDDKREPIGEALYDVASEVTDDATIVRFPPGASHGAEPPEPVSAAMAGSDVFLAPTTKSLSHTRARGDANEAGARGATLPGITEEVFTTGLQADYETIAQHCDDVLAQVEEADEIRVTSPQGTDITFEPGSREWHDDTGIVHDAGEFSNLPAGEVFVSPEDANGTYVVDGTMMPHGLLESDQTLEFDVEDGQVTRISDDEIRAQVEEAAEEVGDAAYNLAELGIGTNVAVTELVGSVLLDEKAGGTVHIAIGDDAGIGGDTEAPIHFDGILREPTVYADGEEINLPQP; from the coding sequence ATGAGCCTCCGAGACGCGGCCGAGACCGCCATCACGCAGTGTCTCGCTCTCGAAGCGACCGAGTCCTGTTGCATCGTCACCGACGACAAGCGCGAACCCATCGGCGAGGCGCTCTACGACGTGGCCAGCGAGGTCACCGACGACGCGACCATCGTCCGGTTCCCGCCGGGGGCCTCCCACGGCGCGGAGCCGCCCGAACCCGTCTCGGCCGCGATGGCCGGAAGCGACGTGTTCCTCGCGCCGACTACCAAGAGCCTGAGCCACACGCGCGCTCGGGGCGACGCCAACGAAGCGGGCGCACGCGGTGCCACGCTCCCCGGCATCACGGAAGAAGTCTTCACCACGGGGCTACAGGCCGACTACGAGACCATCGCCCAGCACTGCGACGACGTGCTGGCGCAGGTAGAGGAGGCCGACGAGATTCGGGTCACGTCACCGCAGGGCACCGACATCACCTTCGAGCCGGGGAGCCGCGAGTGGCACGACGACACCGGCATCGTTCACGACGCGGGCGAGTTCTCGAATCTCCCCGCGGGCGAGGTGTTCGTGAGTCCGGAGGACGCCAACGGCACCTACGTCGTGGACGGGACGATGATGCCCCACGGCCTGCTGGAGTCGGACCAGACCCTCGAATTCGACGTGGAGGACGGACAGGTCACGCGCATCTCCGACGACGAGATTCGCGCGCAGGTCGAGGAGGCCGCGGAAGAAGTCGGCGACGCGGCGTACAACTTGGCAGAACTCGGCATCGGGACCAACGTCGCGGTGACGGAACTGGTCGGCTCGGTCCTGCTGGACGAGAAGGCGGGCGGGACGGTCCACATTGCCATCGGCGACGACGCGGGCATCGGCGGCGACACCGAGGCCCCGATTCACTTCGACGGCATCCTGCGCGAGCCGACCGTCTACGCGGACGGGGAAGAAATCAACCTACCACAGCCCTGA
- a CDS encoding Hsp20/alpha crystallin family protein, which yields MRRDDRDDPFDDLFREIERMMNEMMGEDFDMHVEREGTPGGETGFGTETHVDVHETDETVRVIADLPGVEKDDIDLKCDGEVLTISAGSDHREYDERVRLPTQVDEHSATATYNNGVLEVQLDKGEDSADIDVQ from the coding sequence ATGCGAAGAGACGACCGTGACGACCCCTTCGACGACCTTTTCCGCGAAATAGAGCGCATGATGAACGAGATGATGGGCGAGGACTTCGACATGCACGTCGAACGCGAGGGTACTCCCGGCGGCGAGACCGGCTTCGGCACCGAGACCCACGTCGATGTCCACGAGACCGACGAGACCGTGCGCGTCATCGCCGACCTGCCCGGCGTCGAGAAAGACGACATCGACCTCAAGTGCGACGGCGAGGTCCTGACCATCAGCGCCGGGAGCGACCACCGCGAGTACGACGAGCGGGTCCGCCTGCCCACGCAGGTAGACGAACACTCCGCGACTGCGACCTACAACAACGGCGTCCTCGAAGTCCAACTCGACAAGGGCGAGGACTCCGCCGACATCGACGTGCAGTAA